The Streptococcus oralis region AGGGGAAGTTTTGGTAAAAGAGAATCCATTTGCCATCGAAATAAGAAAAGCCATTTGGGTCATTGAGAAGCCCCATTTTAGGCTCGACATGGTAACGAGTATGCCAAGGAGATTGTGCCATCGTTTCCTTGATTTGTTTGATTTCATCATTAGACCAGTCTTCATAGCGTCTGTAACGGCGCTCGGTTGTCCATTCCATTTTATCTTTCCTCCATAAGTTCTATTCTATTATTAATAGTAAACGTTTTCGACAAAAAAAGCAAGTCTTTTATGTTAAAAAAGAGAAAAATATGTCAAACGATTGCCAGAAATCGAGTAAAGGAAATCTGGCAAATTTTCACGAAAAAATGAAAGAAAATGTAAATAAAAGCCTTGATTCCTCAAGTATAAAGATATTTTTTTGAGGAAAAAGAGAATATCCCTCAAAAACGCGCAGAAATAATCAGAGAAAAAAGAAAGGGAATAAAAATTTCTGCAAAACGCTTGACATATTTTAGAAACATGATAAAATAATAGTCGTAGGGCGAATAAAATCGCTTTCAAACAAGAACAAAATTTTATAAGGAGATTTTTGCAAATGAACAATCAGGATATTGCAAAAAAGGTCATCGAAGCCCTTGGCGGACGTGAAAATGTCAACAGTGTAGCCCACTGTGCGACTCGTCTACGTGTCATGGTCAAAGATGAAGGGAAAATCAATAAGGAAGTGATTGAGAACTTGGATAAAGTTCAAGGAGCTTTCTTTAACTCAGGTCAATACCAAATCATCTTTGGTACTGGTACAGTAAACAAGATGTACGACGAAGTCGTTGCACTTGGTTTGCCAACATCTTCAAAAGAAGACATGAAAGCAGAAGCTGCTAAACAAGGAAACTGGTTCCAACGTGCTATCCGTACTTTCGGTGACGTTTTTGTGCCAATCATCCCAGTTATCGTAGCGACTGGTCTCTTCATGGGTCTTCGTGGACTCATGAACGCTCTTGGAATGACACTTCCAGATGATGTGAAGATTTACTCAGAAATCCTTACAGATACAGCCTTCATCATCTTGCCAGGTTTGGTTGTATGGTCAACCTTCCGCGTATTCGGTGGTAACCCAGCTGTTGGTATCGTCCTTGGTATGATGCTGGTTTCTGGTTCGCTTCCAAACGCTTGGGCTGTAGCTTCAGGTGGTGAAGTAACAGCTATGAACTTCTTTGGCTTCATTCCTGTTGTTGGTTTGCAAGGTTCTGTTCTTCCAGCCTTCATCATTGGGGTGGTCGGAGCCAAGTTTGAAAAAGCTCTCCGCAAGGTGGTTCCAGATGTCTTGGATCTCTTGGTGACACCGTTCGTGACACTTTTGGTCATGTCTATCCTTGGACTCTTTGTCATCGGACCAGTCTTCCACGTTGTTGAAAACTACATCCTTCTCGGAACAAAAGCAATTCTTGCCTTGCCATTTGGTCTTGGTGGTTTGGTCATCGGTGGGGTTCACCAATTGATTGTTGTATCAGGTGTGCACCACATCTTCAACTTGCTTGAAGTACAATTGCTTGCTGCGGACCATGCCAACCCATTCAACGCTATCATTACTGCAGCGATGACAGCTCAAGGGGCTGCAACTGTTGCCGTTGGTGTTAAAACGAAGAATCCTAAACTGAAAACACTTGCTTTCCCAGCTGCTCTTTCTGCCTTCCTCGGTATTACAGAGCCTGCTATCTTCGGGGTAAACTTGCGCTTCCGTAAACCATTCTTCCTTTCATTGATCGCTGGTGCTATCGGTGGTGGATTGGCTTCTATCCTTGGACTCGCTGGTACTGGTAATGGTATCACCATCATCCCTGGTACAATGTTGTACCTTGGGAATGGTCAATTGTTCCAATACCTTCTTATGGTAGCTGTATCATTCGTTCTTGGTTTTGCCCTTACTTACATGTTTGGTTACGAGGATGAAAAAGAAGTTGCTTCTGAAGTAGCGACAGAACGTTTGGTCCAAGAAGAAACAACTGGTAACATTCCAGTAGCTCCTCAAAACGAAACAATCCAAACTCCTATCGTTGGTGATGTCGTAGCGCTTGCTGATGTGAATGACCCAGTCTTTTCAAGTGGTGCAATGGGACAAGGGATCGCTGTAAAACCAAGCCAAGGCGTGGTTTACGCACCAGCTGATGCAGAAGTATCGATTGCTTTTGCTACAGGACATGCTTACGGTTTGAAGACAGCAAATGGAGCTGAAATTTTGATCCACGTTGGTATCGATACGGTGACTATGAACGGTGAAGGCTTTGAACAAAAAGTTTCTCAAGGCGACAAGGTCAAAGCTGGTGACGTTCTCGGAACCTTTGACTCAAACAAAATCACTGCTGCAGGTCTTGACGACACAACAATGGTTATCGTGACTAATACAGCAGACTACGCTTCTGTGACACCAGTCGCAAGTGGTTCTGTTGTCAAGGGTGACGTGATCATCGAAGTGAAAGCCTAATCCTCTTCGAAAATCAAATCTAAAAACAAAACGAACAAATATTATGTTTGTTCGTTTTTACTTGGATGGTAAGATTTACAGAGGAAAATCTAAAATATTGAGAAATCTAGCCCTTTAAAATGTGCTATAATAGAGAAAACAAAGATAAGAGGTTTATCATGACAAAATTATATGGAAGCTTAGAAGCGGGCGGTACAAAGTTTGTCTGTGCTGTCGGAGATGAAAATTTTAATATTGTAGAAAAAACACAATTTCCTACAACAACTCCAATCGAAACTATCGATAAAACCATCGAATTCTTTTCAAAATTCGATAATCTTGCAGGTCTTGCCATCGGATCCTTTGGTCCTATCGATATCGATAAAAACTCAAAAACCTATGGCTTTATCACAACGACTCCAAAACCTCACTGGGCAAATGTAGACCTACTTGGTGCCCTTCGTCGTGCCCTCAACGTACCCATGTATTTCACAACAGACGTAAATAGCTCTGCCTATGGTGAAGTAGTTGCTCGTAACAATGCTGGTGGCCGTATCGAAAACTTGGTTTACTACACGATCGGTACAGGGATCGGTGCAGGTGTTATCCAACGTGGTGAGTTTATCGGTGGTGTCGGTCACCCTGAGATGGGGCACTACTATGTGGCTAAACACCCAATGGATGTAGAAAAAGAATTTAACGGCGTTTGTCCTTTCCACAAGGGCTGTTTGGAAGGATTTGCGGCTGGTCCAAGTCTCGAAGCTCGTACAGGTGTTCGTGGTGAAAACATCGAACTCAACAGTTCTGTTTGGGACGTCCAAGCCTACTATATCGCTCAAGCTGCGGTCAATGCTACCGTGACGTTCCGTCCAGATGTGATCGTCTTTGGTGGCGGGGTTATGGCCCAACAACACATGCTGGACCGTGTACGTGAGAAATTCACAGCTCTTCTAAATGGTTACCTACCAGTACCAGACGTGCGTGACTACATTGTCACTCCAGCAGTTGCAGGCAATGGTTCTGCCACACTTGGGAACTTTGTCCTCGCTAAGAGTGTCGCAAAATAAAACAAAGAAAACATCCGCTTGGGAAACCAAACGGATTTTTCTATTCTCAAAACATCTGCCAGAAGAAATCAATAATATAGGTCAAACCATAAGTATAAACCACTAGGGTAAAGGGCTTGGTCAAAACGATGATAATCATATAGCGCTTAAAGGTCATCTTGGTAAGGGCAGCCAGCATACAGAGAAAGTCAGCTGGGCTAACTGGCCAGATCATCATAAAGATAAAGAAACGCTCGAAACGATTGCCCTTATCTAGCCAACCGATGTACTTGTCATAGGTGCGCTTGCTGACGACGGACTGGACAAAGGCAGCTCCATAGAGACGGACGAGGTAAAAGATAATGGCACAACCAATCACGATGCCGATATAGTTATAGATGGTTCCGATGATGTGGCCGTAAATAAATACCCCAGCCACTGAGGTCAAAGCTCCCGGAATGATCGGAACAACGGTTTGTAGGATCTGTAAAAAGATAAAGAGTGGTGGCCCCCAAACCCCAGCTTGCTGGATAAAGGCCGATAGGGTTTCCTTGGACTGTAACACTCCTGCCTGATAGGCCCAAATACAGAAAATCAAGGTGCCGACTCCCCCGACGATAGATGAGATATTGATGACTTGCTGTAGAAGGGGAGAAACAGCTTTCATTTGCTTATCCTTTGACATGTAAACTCCTCATAGATAGTATGATTCTACTATACCATATTTTATAGAGAAAAACTATCTAGATTATCTGACTGGAGAAATAAGTGTGGTAAAATGAGAATAAGAAAATGACGGTATAGAATGAGGGGTATCATGTTAGGTTTAAACTTTAAAGGAAGCTGGCGCCAATATCAAAAACAGGTCTTGGATCGTTTTCAGGACTATCAAGCAGACGGTCATGTTCATCTAGTGGCTGCTCCAGGGTCTGGAAAGACAACCATTGGTATCGAGCTAATCGCTCGTTTTGGCAATCCAGCCCTTGTCTTGGTTCCAACTGTCACCATTCGTGAACAATGGGTGGACAGGATTCAAACAGCCTTTTTAGAGAACGAACAGAAGATTTCAGATCTCGTTTCCCAAAACTTAAAGGAGATGAAAGCATTAACGATTGTGACCTATCAGGCTTTTCATAGTGCCATGAACCAACTGCAATCACAAGAAGATGGTGAAGCAGAGGATTTTGTGGGATTTGATTTGCTTGCAAGTCTAAGAACTCAGAAAGTTGCGACTCTTTGCTTGGACGAATGCCACCACCTGCGCAATGAATGGTGGAAAAGTCTGGAAGCCTTTCGCAAGCAGTATGAACCGCTGAAACTCATCTCCCTGACAGCGACACCACCTTATGACAGCGAGCCTGAACTCTGGGAACGCTATATCCGTATGTGTGGGGAGATCGATCAAGAAATAACAGTACCTGAACTAGTAAAGGAAGACACTCTTTGCCCTCATCAGGATTTTGTCTATATGTGTTCACCAACAGCTGAAGAGGCGGAACGTCTCAAACGGTTTGAGGAGACTAAGTGGGACTATATTCATCACCTTATAGTCGATTCTGATTTTCAAACATTTGTAGCAGGGTCTAAGGTTCTCAAAGGGGATATTTCATCTGATTTGCTCTTAGAAGATCCCAAGTACTTGTCCGCTATATTGATTTATATGCATTCTCAGGGGTTAACGATTCCTCCCTCTTTGCAAAATTTACTGGGAACCCATAAGCTTCCAGCATTGACCTCCTACTGGCTGGAGACGCTGTTGCAGAGCATACTCTATCAGACACCAGATTGGTATGAGGATCCAGATGGATATAGGAAAAAGTTAGAGGCTGACTTGAAGGCGCGTGGCTTGGTGGAAAAACGTCAGGTTTATCTACTTAAGTCCAAGGCTTCTGACCAGCTTTTAACCCAATCTCTGGGGAAGTTGTCTGCCATTGTCGATATCTTTTTGACGGAGTATGAGAGTCTAGGTCAGGAACTGAGACAGTTAGTACTAGCTGACTATATTCGCAAGGATTTTGCTACCTATCTGGGAGATAATCAGGCAACCATTTCTCAGTTGGGGGTTCTCCCTTATTTTGAAAGCATTCGTCGAAAAGCTCAGGAGCAAGAGATCCCTATATCTTTGGCTGT contains the following coding sequences:
- a CDS encoding TVP38/TMEM64 family protein, producing MSKDKQMKAVSPLLQQVINISSIVGGVGTLIFCIWAYQAGVLQSKETLSAFIQQAGVWGPPLFIFLQILQTVVPIIPGALTSVAGVFIYGHIIGTIYNYIGIVIGCAIIFYLVRLYGAAFVQSVVSKRTYDKYIGWLDKGNRFERFFIFMMIWPVSPADFLCMLAALTKMTFKRYMIIIVLTKPFTLVVYTYGLTYIIDFFWQMF
- a CDS encoding sucrose-specific PTS transporter subunit IIBC yields the protein MNNQDIAKKVIEALGGRENVNSVAHCATRLRVMVKDEGKINKEVIENLDKVQGAFFNSGQYQIIFGTGTVNKMYDEVVALGLPTSSKEDMKAEAAKQGNWFQRAIRTFGDVFVPIIPVIVATGLFMGLRGLMNALGMTLPDDVKIYSEILTDTAFIILPGLVVWSTFRVFGGNPAVGIVLGMMLVSGSLPNAWAVASGGEVTAMNFFGFIPVVGLQGSVLPAFIIGVVGAKFEKALRKVVPDVLDLLVTPFVTLLVMSILGLFVIGPVFHVVENYILLGTKAILALPFGLGGLVIGGVHQLIVVSGVHHIFNLLEVQLLAADHANPFNAIITAAMTAQGAATVAVGVKTKNPKLKTLAFPAALSAFLGITEPAIFGVNLRFRKPFFLSLIAGAIGGGLASILGLAGTGNGITIIPGTMLYLGNGQLFQYLLMVAVSFVLGFALTYMFGYEDEKEVASEVATERLVQEETTGNIPVAPQNETIQTPIVGDVVALADVNDPVFSSGAMGQGIAVKPSQGVVYAPADAEVSIAFATGHAYGLKTANGAEILIHVGIDTVTMNGEGFEQKVSQGDKVKAGDVLGTFDSNKITAAGLDDTTMVIVTNTADYASVTPVASGSVVKGDVIIEVKA
- the scrK gene encoding fructokinase ScrK; its protein translation is MTKLYGSLEAGGTKFVCAVGDENFNIVEKTQFPTTTPIETIDKTIEFFSKFDNLAGLAIGSFGPIDIDKNSKTYGFITTTPKPHWANVDLLGALRRALNVPMYFTTDVNSSAYGEVVARNNAGGRIENLVYYTIGTGIGAGVIQRGEFIGGVGHPEMGHYYVAKHPMDVEKEFNGVCPFHKGCLEGFAAGPSLEARTGVRGENIELNSSVWDVQAYYIAQAAVNATVTFRPDVIVFGGGVMAQQHMLDRVREKFTALLNGYLPVPDVRDYIVTPAVAGNGSATLGNFVLAKSVAK